Proteins found in one Fulvitalea axinellae genomic segment:
- a CDS encoding SusD/RagB family nutrient-binding outer membrane lipoprotein, protein MKKYNIRQLAVAFFAVFSFSACTDEFAEINTDPNIVKDAELDHLLTFAEKQLRDVGHMWFWDNHHYYMTWTQHSVPQGGNSDEFVTINNLIGQKSLLYKSLMPNLMEIREQIDNMPDESKIKRERMRAITYPILIYQAIKVTDMYGDIPYLEAGRGRYEQLLNPKYDKQSDLYDIWISELNTVIKTLTEDITDAEGNVVEQSVYGSKGKAEIIYSSDWAKWAKFANTLKLRLAIRLTHADPTRAKTIAEEALSNSAGIFEGPADEFRRLPKTDDRGPDNEMHYTTPHGAYEFMKFMCDTQDPRTKNYFEPNGFTDEVVQKFESSATATLPDIIKNAPTEMHRRYIGLPVSPDKVDDDAYAQFFTPVKLDGDNSYRTASRLHYRYFHPAKRSGNGYYIYMYYSYGEMCFNIAELIERLGINGDAEEWYNKGVRASLEMVDMLASAAQVEQHEDLTETEITDYLAMPQVAYTGDKDTKLEKIAIQQQINFFRDPFQSFVYSRRTGFPKKGSDLLPWEPFILENGTKARLPRRISLGDPGEFNRTNWEQAMSAQGFTPMTNNILLLNTERMWIDENSPEFGHETFD, encoded by the coding sequence ATGAAAAAATATAATATAAGACAATTGGCGGTAGCCTTTTTCGCAGTCTTTTCCTTTTCGGCATGCACCGATGAGTTTGCAGAAATAAACACCGACCCCAATATAGTTAAAGACGCCGAACTCGACCATCTGCTTACCTTTGCGGAAAAACAGCTCCGTGACGTTGGTCATATGTGGTTTTGGGACAACCACCATTATTACATGACATGGACCCAGCATTCGGTTCCACAGGGTGGTAACAGTGACGAGTTTGTTACCATCAACAACCTGATCGGTCAAAAAAGCTTGCTCTATAAATCCCTCATGCCCAACTTAATGGAAATCAGGGAACAAATAGACAATATGCCTGATGAAAGCAAGATAAAGAGGGAACGTATGCGCGCCATCACCTATCCTATCCTGATTTACCAGGCAATAAAAGTGACCGACATGTACGGCGACATCCCGTACCTTGAGGCGGGGCGCGGACGTTATGAACAGCTCCTTAACCCAAAATACGACAAGCAATCCGATCTTTACGATATATGGATAAGCGAGCTCAACACCGTTATCAAGACACTGACAGAGGACATTACAGACGCCGAAGGAAATGTCGTGGAGCAATCAGTGTACGGATCAAAAGGAAAGGCCGAAATCATTTATTCAAGCGACTGGGCAAAATGGGCGAAGTTTGCCAACACCCTTAAGCTCCGTCTTGCTATCAGGCTTACTCACGCTGACCCAACCAGAGCCAAAACCATTGCGGAAGAAGCGCTCTCCAATTCTGCGGGTATCTTCGAAGGCCCCGCTGATGAATTCCGGAGGCTTCCGAAAACCGACGACAGAGGCCCCGACAACGAGATGCATTATACGACACCTCACGGCGCCTATGAATTCATGAAGTTTATGTGCGATACGCAGGACCCTAGAACAAAAAACTATTTCGAACCAAACGGGTTTACTGACGAGGTGGTCCAAAAGTTCGAAAGTAGCGCAACGGCGACACTCCCTGATATCATCAAAAATGCCCCAACCGAAATGCACCGTCGCTATATCGGTTTGCCCGTATCTCCTGACAAAGTAGACGATGACGCATACGCTCAATTCTTCACCCCTGTGAAGCTTGACGGTGACAACTCTTATAGAACCGCCTCTAGGTTGCACTACAGATACTTCCACCCAGCCAAAAGAAGTGGCAACGGCTACTATATCTACATGTATTATTCTTATGGCGAGATGTGCTTCAATATCGCCGAGCTTATCGAAAGACTTGGCATAAATGGAGACGCCGAAGAATGGTACAACAAAGGTGTCAGGGCATCTCTGGAAATGGTGGACATGCTTGCCTCAGCGGCTCAAGTAGAACAGCATGAGGATCTGACCGAAACCGAAATCACTGATTACTTGGCTATGCCTCAAGTGGCTTACACAGGAGACAAAGATACCAAACTCGAAAAGATCGCTATCCAGCAACAGATTAATTTCTTCAGAGATCCGTTCCAGTCGTTCGTGTACTCAAGAAGAACAGGCTTCCCTAAAAAAGGGTCTGACCTGTTGCCTTGGGAACCTTTCATCTTGGAAAACGGCACAAAAGCCAGGCTCCCGAGAAGAATTTCTCTCGGCGATCCGGGTGAATTCAATAGGACAAATTGGGAACAGGCAATGAGTGCCCAAGGCTTCACTCCTATGACCAACAATATCCTATTGCTAAACACCGAAAGAATGTGGATCGACGAGAACAGCCCCGAATTCGGCCACGAAACGTTCGACTAA
- the bshA gene encoding N-acetyl-alpha-D-glucosaminyl L-malate synthase BshA, whose amino-acid sequence MRIGIVCYPTFGGSGVVATELGKGLAKEGHQVHFITYSQPCRLDFFNENLFYHEVDVRNYPLFRYPPYELALAGKLVEVVRYEKLDILHVHYAIPHASAAFMARSILRKEGLDIPFVTTLHGTDITLVGKDPSYSPVVTFSIDESDGVTTVSESLKQETLDQFNVQSHIEVIPNFVDLDRFKKQKQEHFKKAICDHGEKLMVHTSNFRKVKRVEDAIRTFKKVREKMPVKLLLVGDGPERANMENLCRELGVCGDIRFLGKIDAVEDVLSLSDVFLMPSEKESFGLAALEAMACEVPVVSTNIGGLPELNVHGETGFLTPVGDVDAMAKYALEILDDKNLAGFKSRALARAQEFDLKNILPHYEGYYEKVLSEYGK is encoded by the coding sequence ATGAGAATCGGAATCGTATGTTACCCCACCTTTGGCGGAAGCGGCGTGGTGGCCACCGAGCTGGGCAAAGGCCTGGCAAAAGAAGGGCACCAAGTCCATTTTATCACCTACTCGCAACCTTGCAGGCTCGACTTCTTCAACGAAAACCTATTTTACCACGAAGTGGACGTCCGCAATTATCCGCTGTTCCGTTACCCGCCGTACGAATTGGCATTGGCCGGAAAACTGGTGGAGGTGGTGCGCTACGAGAAGCTTGATATTCTACACGTTCACTACGCTATTCCCCACGCTTCGGCGGCCTTTATGGCCCGCTCTATTTTGCGTAAGGAAGGGCTCGATATTCCTTTCGTAACCACGCTCCACGGTACGGATATCACATTGGTGGGGAAAGATCCATCCTATTCGCCCGTTGTCACGTTCAGTATTGACGAATCCGATGGCGTAACAACTGTTTCGGAGTCTTTGAAGCAAGAAACGCTGGATCAATTCAACGTCCAGTCCCATATAGAAGTGATTCCCAACTTTGTGGATTTGGACCGATTTAAAAAGCAAAAACAGGAACATTTCAAAAAAGCCATTTGCGACCACGGTGAAAAGCTGATGGTCCATACCTCGAATTTCCGCAAAGTAAAAAGAGTGGAAGACGCCATCCGGACATTCAAAAAAGTCAGGGAGAAAATGCCGGTAAAACTTCTGCTGGTAGGCGACGGCCCCGAGCGGGCGAATATGGAAAACCTTTGCCGTGAGCTGGGTGTGTGCGGCGATATTCGTTTTCTGGGTAAAATAGACGCCGTAGAAGATGTGCTGTCGCTTTCGGACGTATTCCTGATGCCATCAGAAAAAGAGAGCTTCGGCTTGGCGGCCCTTGAGGCAATGGCTTGCGAAGTGCCCGTTGTTTCCACAAATATCGGAGGATTGCCAGAGCTGAACGTCCACGGAGAAACGGGCTTCCTCACCCCGGTAGGAGATGTGGACGCCATGGCCAAATATGCGTTAGAGATTCTGGACGATAAGAACTTGGCCGGCTTCAAGTCGCGAGCCTTGGCCCGAGCGCAAGAGTTTGACTTGAAGAATATACTTCCGCACTATGAAGGGTATTACGAGAAGGTATTGAGTGAGTATGGAAAGTAG
- a CDS encoding glycoside hydrolase family 3 N-terminal domain-containing protein — MHKKVVFPSFWTLLILAFFSSLAQGQNLPNQAQEQWVDSVFNSLDQNQRIGQLLMVATYSNKTETHARQIESLINKYGLGGLIFFQGTPAKQASLTNRYQAQSKTPLLIGIDGEWGLGMRLDGVLDFPYQMTMGAMEAEDEQLIYKMGREIARQCRLMGIHVDFAPVVDINSDPANPVIGRRSFGEDKENVARKSISYIAGLQDGGVIASAKHFPGHGDTGTDSHVGLPVIKHDTTRLISTELYPFRKTLESGVMSVMVGHINVPALDPEPGRPASLSPKIVNGWLKERMGFKGLVFTDALNMQGVAKNHKSGEIEVKAIKAGNDVLLFPQNVGKAIEAIKKAVRDGEISQETVDKKVRKILYAKYWAGLDQNERIDVKSLKTELGRPVSGILTKRIYESAITVVRNKGDYLPLRMPDTTTIASLSLNAGKQKTAFQTSAERYATVKHFNLSRDDFSNGRYKATENKLSGYETVLVEVHGMTRRRGSHYGLDTRQLDMLERLRKKGKKVVVVLYGSPYALKYVTGFDHIICAYEDNGFMRQASAEVVFGSLPGKGTIPVSACEEFPVGTGVKTPALGRLGYATPEEVGMDSKVLKKIDKLAIKAVRTKATPGCQVLVAKDGKVVFEKGYGTYTYGDRRPVTRESVYDVASVTKVAATLQAAMLLEGHGLININDKASKHLPEMVGTNKEDVTIVNMLTHQAGLYPYKPFWARTIQDSVKNVYYRSKPSDKYSIKVATGMYGLNSLPDSVWRWTLDCEMRKPQRKSNGFKYNYKYSDQSFYILRRIVEKKTNQPLDQFMDQNFYRPLSLNRTGFLAWDKFDKKAIVPSERDNYFRNGVLQGYVNDPVAALNGGVDGHAGLFSNAYGMAVMLQMCLQDGYYGGYRFYPKNTVAKFTSSPFMRSNGNRRGIGWDKPVVKGDGPTSSRASKNAFGHLGFTGTTIWADPDHNLVYVFLSNRVYPSNTNKKLIKQNIRTHIQDVVYESIYEMDQKFPAKNGHSAR; from the coding sequence ATGCACAAAAAAGTTGTTTTCCCAAGTTTCTGGACTCTCCTGATCTTGGCGTTTTTCAGTTCTTTGGCCCAAGGCCAAAACCTCCCTAACCAAGCTCAGGAACAGTGGGTGGACAGCGTATTCAATAGCTTGGACCAAAACCAAAGGATTGGCCAGTTGTTGATGGTGGCGACTTATTCTAACAAAACCGAGACCCACGCACGCCAAATCGAAAGCCTCATTAATAAATACGGCTTGGGCGGGCTGATATTTTTTCAAGGGACTCCCGCAAAGCAAGCTTCCTTGACAAATCGTTATCAGGCGCAAAGCAAGACGCCTTTACTGATAGGAATAGACGGCGAATGGGGATTGGGTATGAGACTTGACGGCGTACTGGACTTCCCGTACCAGATGACGATGGGGGCGATGGAAGCCGAAGACGAACAGCTTATTTATAAAATGGGGCGAGAGATCGCAAGGCAGTGCAGGCTTATGGGTATCCATGTCGATTTTGCTCCCGTTGTCGATATCAATAGCGATCCGGCCAATCCGGTGATCGGTCGCCGTTCGTTTGGAGAAGACAAGGAGAATGTGGCGAGGAAGTCTATTTCTTACATTGCCGGCTTGCAGGACGGCGGAGTTATCGCCAGTGCCAAGCACTTCCCAGGCCATGGCGACACCGGTACGGACTCGCACGTGGGCTTGCCGGTTATCAAGCATGATACAACAAGGCTTATCTCTACGGAACTTTATCCTTTTCGGAAAACGCTTGAAAGCGGAGTGATGTCGGTGATGGTTGGGCATATCAACGTTCCCGCTCTGGATCCCGAGCCTGGGCGTCCAGCCAGCTTGTCTCCGAAAATTGTCAATGGTTGGCTTAAAGAGCGGATGGGCTTTAAAGGCCTCGTCTTCACCGACGCCCTCAATATGCAGGGCGTTGCCAAAAACCACAAATCGGGCGAGATAGAAGTAAAGGCTATAAAAGCGGGCAATGATGTATTGCTTTTCCCCCAGAATGTTGGCAAAGCTATAGAGGCGATCAAGAAGGCCGTACGGGACGGGGAAATTAGCCAAGAGACCGTAGACAAAAAGGTCAGAAAGATCCTTTATGCAAAGTACTGGGCGGGATTGGATCAAAATGAAAGGATAGATGTCAAGAGTCTCAAAACCGAATTGGGAAGGCCCGTTAGCGGTATTTTGACAAAAAGAATTTACGAAAGCGCAATCACTGTGGTTCGGAACAAAGGTGATTACTTGCCATTGCGAATGCCGGATACTACAACTATCGCGAGCTTATCTTTAAACGCCGGAAAACAGAAGACGGCTTTCCAAACCTCGGCGGAGCGTTACGCTACCGTAAAGCATTTCAACCTTTCCAGAGATGATTTTTCCAATGGAAGATACAAAGCTACGGAAAACAAACTGTCAGGATACGAAACCGTATTGGTCGAAGTTCATGGCATGACTCGCAGACGCGGCTCCCATTACGGGTTGGACACACGGCAACTTGATATGCTCGAACGCCTTCGGAAGAAAGGGAAAAAGGTAGTTGTGGTTCTTTACGGATCACCGTACGCTTTGAAATACGTTACGGGTTTTGATCATATCATTTGCGCATATGAAGATAACGGCTTTATGCGTCAAGCCTCGGCGGAAGTGGTTTTCGGAAGTTTGCCCGGCAAAGGGACGATTCCCGTCAGCGCATGCGAGGAATTTCCGGTGGGGACAGGCGTAAAAACTCCCGCCCTCGGCCGATTGGGTTACGCTACGCCCGAGGAAGTAGGAATGGATTCCAAAGTATTGAAGAAGATCGACAAACTGGCGATCAAAGCTGTCAGAACCAAAGCTACGCCCGGTTGCCAAGTGTTGGTAGCCAAAGACGGGAAAGTGGTTTTTGAGAAAGGCTACGGCACGTATACCTACGGCGACCGTCGGCCGGTAACCCGGGAAAGTGTGTATGACGTGGCTTCCGTTACAAAAGTGGCGGCTACGCTACAAGCAGCGATGTTGCTGGAAGGTCACGGGCTAATCAATATCAATGACAAGGCTTCGAAGCATTTGCCGGAAATGGTCGGGACGAATAAAGAGGATGTTACGATTGTCAATATGTTGACGCATCAGGCCGGTTTGTATCCGTACAAGCCTTTTTGGGCTCGTACCATACAGGATTCGGTCAAGAATGTTTATTATCGGTCAAAGCCTTCGGATAAATACAGCATCAAAGTGGCCACAGGAATGTATGGCCTGAACAGTCTTCCAGATTCGGTTTGGCGTTGGACGTTGGATTGCGAAATGCGAAAACCGCAACGAAAGAGCAACGGATTCAAGTACAATTATAAATACAGCGACCAGAGTTTCTACATTCTCAGAAGAATAGTGGAAAAGAAGACCAACCAGCCTCTGGATCAATTCATGGATCAGAATTTTTACCGTCCGCTGAGCCTGAACCGCACAGGTTTTTTGGCTTGGGATAAATTCGATAAGAAAGCCATCGTGCCTTCCGAGCGCGACAACTATTTCCGGAACGGAGTGCTTCAAGGATACGTAAACGACCCGGTTGCGGCGCTAAACGGAGGTGTGGACGGCCACGCCGGACTGTTCAGCAACGCTTACGGAATGGCCGTGATGCTCCAGATGTGTCTGCAAGACGGTTATTACGGCGGGTACCGGTTTTATCCGAAAAACACGGTGGCGAAATTCACTTCCTCGCCGTTTATGCGAAGCAACGGCAACCGCAGGGGAATCGGTTGGGACAAACCGGTGGTGAAAGGCGACGGCCCGACTTCGTCGCGGGCCTCGAAGAACGCGTTCGGCCACTTGGGATTTACCGGCACCACCATTTGGGCGGACCCGGACCATAATCTCGTTTATGTTTTTCTTTCCAACAGAGTGTATCCAAGTAACACAAACAAGAAACTAATTAAGCAAAATATCCGTACGCACATTCAGGACGTCGTCTATGAGTCCATTTATGAAATGGACCAGAAATTTCCGGCGAAAAACGGACATTCCGCCCGGTAA
- the mutL gene encoding DNA mismatch repair endonuclease MutL — MSDIIRLLPDSIANQIAAGEVVQRPASVVKEMMENSIDAGSANIQVIVKDAGKTLIQVIDDGAGMSETDARMSFERHATSKIRKAEDLFSLRTMGFRGEAVASIAAVAQVELKTRREEDECGTLIRMDGSKMESQEPVSCSKGTNFTIRNLFFNIPARRNFLKSNGVEMRHIIDEFQRVALANPEVGFSLVHNGTETYKLPAAKLSKRIVSLFGKNYKSQLIPCGEKIPNLNVHGYIGKPEFAKKSRGEQFFFVNNRFVKSSYLNHAVTQAYEGLLHKDAFPFYVIFIEIDPKQIDVNVHPTKTEIKFDDERTVFSIIKATVRQALGTNGVTPSLDFESNINFNSFSSADIRKTIESESIGSGAGPEEISSVKNPAPKTTSYERFSNAPKSGGGSWEKLFESSDTSDLLSENSEKPESHSAPIESEPEPSYSAPIIPEKKDEPKAEAEAETSSMTFSSAANEIRIFPETESRNGSDRSEEPFQLHGTYVVTQVKSGIMLIGQQEAHERIMYERFSTQLVMNNGTCQQLLFPQTLSLNPADVALVSELSEEIRALGFAFDLLENGALTISGIPNDCSGTDAGDLFGGLIEQIRKNETELSLNRQDNIAKAMAKRSAIKTGQALKSAEMRALIDHLFACSNPNYSPDGKPTYYILSMEQIAGFFGKN, encoded by the coding sequence ATGTCTGACATTATCCGTTTGCTCCCGGATTCCATCGCTAACCAAATCGCCGCCGGAGAGGTCGTTCAGAGACCAGCCTCCGTAGTGAAGGAGATGATGGAAAACTCCATTGACGCCGGTAGCGCAAATATACAAGTTATCGTCAAAGACGCGGGCAAAACGCTCATACAAGTCATCGATGACGGGGCGGGAATGTCGGAAACGGATGCCCGCATGAGCTTTGAAAGGCACGCTACGTCCAAAATACGAAAAGCCGAGGACTTATTCAGCCTCCGTACGATGGGCTTTCGCGGTGAGGCCGTAGCCTCGATCGCCGCCGTGGCGCAAGTGGAGCTCAAAACCCGGCGCGAGGAGGACGAGTGCGGAACACTAATCCGGATGGACGGCTCAAAGATGGAAAGCCAAGAACCCGTTTCATGTTCGAAAGGCACAAACTTCACGATCAGAAACCTGTTCTTCAACATTCCGGCCCGCCGGAATTTCCTTAAGTCGAACGGCGTGGAAATGCGCCATATCATCGACGAGTTCCAGCGTGTGGCTTTGGCCAATCCGGAAGTGGGGTTTTCGTTGGTACACAACGGAACGGAGACTTATAAACTCCCCGCGGCCAAACTGAGTAAAAGAATCGTGTCGCTTTTCGGGAAAAACTACAAATCGCAACTGATTCCTTGCGGTGAAAAAATCCCGAACCTGAACGTACACGGCTACATCGGAAAGCCGGAATTCGCCAAGAAATCCAGAGGCGAGCAGTTTTTCTTTGTCAATAACCGTTTCGTCAAAAGCTCGTACCTGAACCACGCCGTGACTCAGGCGTACGAAGGACTTCTGCACAAAGACGCTTTTCCTTTCTATGTGATATTCATCGAAATTGATCCGAAACAGATAGACGTCAACGTCCATCCGACAAAGACGGAAATCAAATTCGATGACGAAAGGACCGTTTTCAGCATCATTAAAGCCACCGTAAGGCAAGCGCTGGGCACAAACGGCGTCACGCCTTCGCTGGATTTCGAGAGCAACATCAATTTCAACAGCTTCTCTTCCGCCGATATCCGAAAAACGATCGAAAGCGAAAGCATCGGTTCCGGAGCCGGCCCCGAAGAGATTTCCTCCGTCAAGAACCCGGCTCCGAAAACAACTTCTTACGAAAGGTTCAGCAACGCACCGAAAAGTGGCGGGGGCTCTTGGGAAAAACTGTTCGAAAGCAGTGACACAAGTGACCTGTTGTCGGAAAATTCCGAAAAACCGGAAAGCCACTCCGCCCCTATCGAATCCGAGCCGGAGCCTTCTTATTCCGCTCCGATAATCCCAGAGAAAAAGGATGAACCGAAAGCGGAAGCGGAAGCAGAAACGTCGTCAATGACCTTCAGCAGCGCCGCCAACGAGATACGGATATTCCCAGAGACCGAAAGCCGAAACGGCTCCGACCGAAGCGAGGAACCGTTCCAACTACACGGCACGTATGTTGTGACCCAAGTAAAATCTGGCATTATGCTGATAGGCCAGCAAGAGGCCCACGAGCGGATTATGTACGAACGTTTCTCCACCCAGCTGGTGATGAACAACGGAACTTGCCAACAGTTGCTGTTTCCGCAAACATTGTCGCTAAATCCCGCTGACGTGGCGCTGGTTTCCGAACTTTCCGAAGAAATCCGGGCCTTGGGCTTTGCCTTCGACCTTTTGGAAAATGGCGCCTTAACCATTTCCGGCATCCCGAACGACTGCTCGGGCACCGACGCCGGCGACCTTTTCGGAGGGCTCATCGAACAAATCAGGAAAAACGAGACGGAACTTTCGCTCAACAGACAGGACAATATCGCCAAAGCGATGGCCAAACGTTCGGCCATCAAAACGGGCCAAGCCTTAAAATCTGCCGAAATGCGCGCTTTGATCGACCATCTGTTCGCCTGCAGCAATCCAAACTATTCTCCCGACGGCAAGCCTACTTATTACATCCTGAGTATGGAACAAATCGCCGGATTCTTTGGGAAAAACTGA
- a CDS encoding rhomboid family intramembrane serine protease: MFNNLTPIVKNLLLINVAVFALINLLPSGGALVNWLELHYTFSPGFKPYQFFTYMFTHASFMHLFSNMFGLFMFGPWLEKIWGPKRFLFFYIATGVGAGLLYSGVSYFSIRPMQEAAETFLMNPNPEAFNAFISKFTPDRVYRGLHEFIQQYAGNPESESAIMQAKSYVHELVSYKVNTGTIGASGAIFGILLAFGMLFPETKLMLLIPPIPIKAKYFVLFYGAYELYAGFRANPDDNVAHFAHLSGMLIAYLILRYWRKQNGTYY; the protein is encoded by the coding sequence ATGTTTAATAATCTCACGCCGATAGTAAAGAATCTATTGCTGATAAACGTGGCGGTCTTCGCCTTAATCAACCTGTTGCCCTCTGGCGGAGCGTTGGTAAACTGGCTGGAGCTTCACTATACGTTCTCGCCTGGTTTTAAACCATACCAGTTCTTCACGTACATGTTTACGCACGCTTCATTTATGCACCTTTTCAGCAATATGTTCGGACTGTTTATGTTCGGACCATGGCTGGAAAAAATTTGGGGTCCGAAGCGCTTTCTATTCTTTTATATAGCTACCGGAGTTGGCGCCGGATTACTTTATTCGGGAGTTTCTTACTTCAGTATTCGCCCAATGCAAGAAGCGGCGGAGACTTTTTTGATGAATCCAAACCCCGAAGCGTTTAACGCTTTTATCAGCAAATTCACGCCGGACAGGGTTTATCGCGGACTTCATGAGTTTATCCAGCAATATGCCGGAAACCCAGAAAGCGAGTCGGCGATAATGCAGGCAAAGAGTTACGTTCACGAATTGGTCAGCTACAAAGTAAACACCGGAACAATCGGCGCTTCCGGCGCAATTTTCGGGATTTTGCTGGCTTTCGGCATGCTTTTTCCAGAAACAAAACTTATGCTGCTCATTCCTCCCATCCCGATAAAAGCGAAATATTTTGTGCTCTTTTACGGGGCCTACGAACTATATGCGGGCTTTCGGGCCAACCCGGATGACAACGTAGCCCACTTCGCACACCTTAGCGGCATGCTCATTGCCTATCTAATTTTGAGGTATTGGCGTAAACAAAACGGGACGTATTATTGA
- a CDS encoding rhomboid family intramembrane serine protease — protein sequence MRILEDFKEVFRKSNNALAQLIMINIAVFVVLNLLKVILHLSGSAPMFTKLQEFVMMSPDPSELLFKPWTLFSYGIVHMGILHILFNMIVLYWFGQIIMSYLGSQKLLNLYIYGVVAGGLMYLIGFNLVPYFQQQALGQAPLLLGASAGVLAVVVGAAVLLPEYTIHLMFLGPIKLKYIAAVYVFISIIQVIGDNSGGELAHLGGATLGYAYIRQLQHGRDLGRPLAWLFEKIKDLFSRPKIRVTHKNASYSFGTENVSGTRSRSEEKSANRIINQEEIDAILDKISEKGYDALSKEEKQMLFNASKK from the coding sequence ATGAGAATTTTAGAGGATTTCAAGGAAGTATTTAGAAAGTCCAACAACGCGTTGGCGCAGCTGATAATGATCAACATCGCTGTGTTTGTGGTACTGAACCTGCTGAAGGTAATTCTACACCTTTCCGGCTCGGCACCAATGTTCACAAAGCTTCAAGAGTTTGTGATGATGTCTCCTGACCCGTCCGAACTACTGTTCAAGCCGTGGACACTTTTTTCCTACGGAATCGTACATATGGGAATTCTCCATATTCTGTTTAATATGATTGTGCTCTATTGGTTTGGGCAGATCATCATGAGCTATCTTGGTAGCCAAAAGCTCCTGAATCTGTACATATACGGAGTAGTGGCCGGAGGCTTAATGTACTTGATAGGCTTCAATCTGGTCCCTTACTTCCAACAACAAGCGTTGGGACAAGCTCCATTGCTGTTAGGCGCCTCCGCTGGCGTTTTGGCTGTGGTCGTAGGCGCCGCGGTCTTATTGCCAGAGTACACGATTCACCTTATGTTCCTTGGGCCGATTAAGCTCAAATATATCGCTGCGGTTTATGTCTTCATTTCCATAATCCAAGTCATCGGTGACAACAGTGGCGGAGAACTGGCACATCTGGGAGGCGCTACATTAGGCTACGCTTACATAAGACAGCTCCAACATGGACGCGACCTTGGACGCCCATTGGCCTGGTTGTTCGAAAAAATAAAAGACTTATTCTCCAGACCAAAAATCCGGGTAACGCATAAAAACGCATCTTATTCATTCGGAACGGAAAATGTCTCAGGTACAAGAAGCCGTAGTGAAGAAAAATCGGCTAACCGCATCATCAACCAAGAAGAAATCGACGCTATTCTAGACAAGATATCCGAAAAGGGTTATGACGCACTGAGCAAAGAAGAAAAGCAGATGCTGTTTAATGCCAGTAAGAAATAA